In one window of Arachis ipaensis cultivar K30076 chromosome B06, Araip1.1, whole genome shotgun sequence DNA:
- the LOC107648559 gene encoding uncharacterized protein LOC107648559, protein MMMGRLATLSEVEPITDQVEHQTSSSSSSKKVLHAWRNWSCIKSHFNKKHPDLKLLLSVLACPLFPVPPHPSLPSLNHGQVSSSAEYIIQHFTAATGCRKLEGTVKTVFATGKVAMGVVDEVGATAGVSEKGCFVIWQMIPHKWQIELVVAGHKVVAGCDGTVAWRHTPWLGPHAAKGGVRPLRRAVQGLDPLAVSAVFSGAQYMGEKEMMATDCFVLKLSANQKDLVDRSDNTAEMIKHVTFGYFSQKNGLLVYLEDSFLTRIQSPGTHPTYWETTMSTRIEDYRMVDGVMIAHGGRSTVIITRFGDNLRAGPAVTRMEESWTIDDVAFNVPGLSMDCFLPPKELQKDDDYPQENLDWRSPLNT, encoded by the exons atgatgatgggtCGGCTCGCAACTCTCTCAGAAGTGGAACCAATCACCGACCAAGTTGAGCACCAaacctcttcatcttcttcttctaagAAGGTTCTCCATGCATGGCGAAACTGGAGCTGCATCAAGTCTCACTTCAACAAGAAGCACCCTGATCTGAAGCTTCTCCTCAGTGTCCTGGCTTGTCCTCTCTTCCCTGTCCCTCCCcacccttctctcccttccctcAACCATGGCCAG GTGTCATCATCAGCTGAGTACATTATCCAACACTTCACGGCAGCAACAGGGTGCCGGAAGTTAGAAGGGACGGTGAAGACTGTGTTTGCAACGGGGAAGGTGGCAATGGGTGTGGTGGATGAGGTTGGAGCCACTGCAGGGGTATCAGAAAAAGGCTGCTTTGTCATCTGGCAAATGATACCTCATAAGTGGCAGATTGAGTTGGTTGTCGCCGGTCACAAGGTTGTTGCCGGCTGTGATGGCACTGTGGCGTGGCGCCATACCCCTTGGCTCGGCCCCCACGCCGCCAAAGGCGGCGTGCGCCCTCTTCGGAGGGCTGTTCAG GGACTAGATCCTTTGGCAGTGTCTGCTGTATTCAGTGGTGCACAGTACATGGGAGAGAAAGAAATGATGGCCACTGATTGTTTCGTTCTAAAGCTGTCAGCAAATCAGAAGGACCTTGTTGATCGCAGTGATAACACGGCAGAGATGATAAAGCATGTCACATTTGGATACTTCAGCCAGAAAAATGGCCTTCTAGTGTACCTTGAAGACTCTTTCCTCACAAGGATTCAGTCACCTGGTACTCACCCTACTTATTGGGAAACAACAATGTCAACAAGGATTGAGGATTATAGAATGGTGGACGGCGTCATGATTGCGCATGGCGGCAGATCCACCGTGATTATCACCAGGTTTGGTGATAATCTAAGGGCAGGACCTGCCGTTACGCGCATGGAAGAGTCTTGGACCATTGATGACGTTGCGTTCAATGTTCCAGGACTATCCATGGACTGTTTCTTACCACCTAAGGAGCTACAGAAAGATGATGATTATCCACAAGAGAATCTTGATTGGAGATCACCTTTGAATACATGA
- the LOC107648560 gene encoding LOW QUALITY PROTEIN: protein ROOT PRIMORDIUM DEFECTIVE 1 (The sequence of the model RefSeq protein was modified relative to this genomic sequence to represent the inferred CDS: deleted 1 base in 1 codon), protein MLLILRFSPNSHLPSLPCFRLTDTAKLLDSLEEEIHQSHENDAVERLLKVLMMMRTKTAPLHALQPLKWDLGLPDCFEKTLIPKFPEQFQLVKYPNGVSGLKISQWREDLAVSALQKMNECRESKRGKAALVFPMRFPRGYGSHKKVRSWMEEFEKLPCISPYADCSKIDPESDLMEKRVVGVLHEFLSLSIHKKTKRNYLRSLRQKLSLPHKFTRIFTRYPGIFYLSLKCKTTTVTLREAYQSGKLVDPHPLARHRDKFYHVMRTSLLYRAKGALLEEADPHVHGGEDSEEVEWSDELCEDEVSDSEDE, encoded by the exons ATGTTACTTATTCTTAGGTTTTCACCAAACAGCCATTTACCATCCCTCCCCTGCTTCCGCCTCACCGACACCGCAAAGCTCCTCGATTCGCTCGAAGAAGAAATCCACCAGAGCCACGAAAACGACGCCGTGGAGAGGCTCTTGAAGGTGCTGATGATGATGAGAACCAAAACGGCGCCGCTGCACGCACTCCAGCCTCTGAAATGGGACCTCGGCCTCCCCGATTGCTTCGAgaaaaccctaatccccaaattcCCCGAACAGTTCCAGCTGGTAAAGTACCCTAACGGCGTGAGCGGACTGAAAATATCGCAATGGCGGGAAGATCTGGCGGTTTCAGCATTACAGAAGATGAATGAGTGCAGAGAATCAAAGAGAGGAAAAGCTGCATTAGTATTTCCGATGAGGTTCCCGAGGGGTTACGGATCTCATAAAAAGGTTAGGAGTTGGATGGAAGAGTTCGAGAAGCTTCCATGTATATCTCCGTATGCAGATTGCAGTAAAATT GATCCTGAAAGTGATTTGATGGAGAAGAGGGTAGTTGGAGTTCTGCACGAGTTTCTGAGTTTGAGTATTCATAAGAAAACAAAGAGGAACTACCTTCGGAGTTTGAGACAAAAGTTGAGTCTTCCGCATAAGTTTACAAGGATTTTCACTCGCTACCCTGGCATCTTTTACTTGTCTCTCAAGTGTAAGACTACTACTGTCACTCTCAGAGAAGCTTATCAGAGTGGGAAGCTTGTGGATCCTCATCCACTTGCTCGCCATAGAGACAAGTTCTATCATGTCATGAGAACCAGCCTTCTCTACCGGGCCAAAGGCGCCCTGCTAGAGGAGGCCGATCCTCATGTTCATGGAGGAGAGGATTCTGAAGAGGTTGAATGGAGTGATGAGTTGTGTGAGGATGAGGTTTCGGATTCAGAAGATGAATAA